TTGGTTGAACTATTTGGTCTAGCACGCGAACTTAACCTTGAAGCTGAAGGCATTGAGATGGGGCCATCTGTTATGGATGCCGCACTTGCTGCAGATCTTGCTCTTCCAATCGAAGATCTTGATTTAACAGTTCGTTCATACAACTGCTTGAAGCGCGAAGGCATTCACACAGTTGGTGAGTTGGTTGGTCGTTCAGAGGCTGATCTACTTGATATCCGTAACTTTGGTTCAAAATCTATCGATGAGGTCAAGGCAAAGCTTGTCTCAATGGGAATGTCTCTCAAGGACAGCCCAGCTGGATTTGATCCAACGAAGCACCAAAACTACAACGCAGCAGTTGACGATGACTTCGTCGATGCAGATCAGGCCTAGGAGAAAAAGAAATGCCAAAACCAAGTAAAGGTCCTCGTTTGGGTTCAGGCCCATCACACGAACGCTTACTCCTACGCACTCTTGCAGAGCAGTTGTTCGAGCATGGCAAGATCACAACAACCGAGGCAAAGGCTAAGCGCCTGCGTCCATTAGCTGAAAAGTTAATTACTTTCGCTAAGAAAGGTGATCTTCCTGCACGTCGCCAAGTTATGGCACAGATTTCAAATAAGAGCGTTGTACACACTCTTTTCACTGTAATCGGTCCACGCTTTGCTGCACGTAATGGTGGATACACACGCATTACTAAGGTCGGTCCTCGCAAGGGTGACAACGCACCTATGGCAGTAATTGAAGTATTAACTGAGAAAGATAACTAAGTCTAAAACCTTAGAAATAGATTCTCATGACGGAACCCACTCTCTACCCAGAGAGTGGGTTTCTTCGTTTAAGGATTGATTTATCGTACGACGGGACTAATTACTCAGGCTGGGCTAAACAACCTGATCGCCGTACAGTGCAAGAAGAGTTCGAGAACGCACTTTCAACTATTTTGCAAAGCCCGGTAGAGACAATTGTGGCTGGCAGAACTGATGCTGGAGTTCATGCAATCGGGCAAGTTATTCATGTTGATGTTGCAGAGTCCACAAGCCTTGATGACTTAGCTTTTAAGTTAAATCGTATGTTGGATGAAGATATTCGGATTAATAATGTGGCAGTCGTGAAGGGGGCTTTTCATGCCCGCTTTTCAGCCACCCGTAGGTATTACACATACAAGATTATGGATGGCAATAAAGCCGTTCCACCTATTAATCGCTTTGATATCACGCCCTGGTATCGCACACTAGATGTTGATCTACTCAATGCCGCCAGTGCTCTATTGGTGGGGGAACATGATTTTGCGGCTTACTGCAAATTCCGTGAAGGCAGCACAACCATTCGAAATCTTGTGCGCTTTGATTGGGTTCGAAATAGTGAAGGAATATTGGTCGCTGAACTAGCTGCTGATTCATTTTGTTATTCCATGGTGAGAAATCTTGTGGGAGCAGCTGTTTGTGTTGCTGAGGGGCGCTTTGGGCCCGATTGGATTCAAGCGACTTTGGAGAATAAAGAGCGGATCTCAGATTCCCTTGTTTTCCCATCCCGGGGCCTGACTTTGCGCCAGGTGGACTACTCAGAATGAGGCCATTTTGACCCATTCGCGCTGCACGGGTACCCTAATCCTCTGCCCTTAAACGGGCTTGGCAGTAATCAACGAGTGAGAAGGTAGGCAAAAGCGTGCGTACATACAGTCCAAAAGCTGGTGATGCAGTCCGTAAGTGGCACATCATCGATGCACAAGATGTGGTCTTGGGCCGTCTTGCAACACATGCTGCCGTTCTACTTCGTGGAAAGCACAAGCCAACTTTTGCACCACACATGGACATGGGTGACTTCGTCATCGTTATCAATGCAGAAAAGATTGCACTCTCTGGTAACAAGTCAAAGCAGAAGTGGGCTCACCATCACTCAGGTTTCCCAGGCGGTTTAACTTCAACTGTGTACGGCGAACTTCTTGAGAAGCACCCAACTCGCGCAGTTGAAAAGGCGATTAAGGGAATGATTCCTAAGAACCGTCTTGGTAAGGATATTGCTTCAAAGCTAAAGGTTTATGCGGGACCAAATCACCCACATGCAGCACAAGCACCAACACCATATGTATTCGATCAAGTTTCACAAATCGTGAAGTAAGGGATGACAATGTCAGAGAACACAACAGCTTTCGATCTCGATGAGGCCGAAGTTCCTACTTCATACTCTTCTTCAACTCCAGCACCAGCAACTAACCGCCCAGCTATCAAGGCTCCAGGTCGCGGAACAGGTCGTCGTAAAGAGGCAGTTGCACGTGTTCGCTTAGTTCCAGGAAGCGGCAAGTGGGTTGTTAATGGAAAGACTCTTGAAAACTATTTCCCAAATAAAGTTCACCAACAATTAGTGTCAGAACCATTCCGCACAGTTGGTGCAGAGAATTCATACGATGTCTTCGCCCGTATCAATGGTGGCGGAGTTTCTGGTCAAGCTGGTGCACTACGTCTAGGCGTTGCACGTTCACTTAACCAGATTGATGAAGAAGCAAACCGTCCAGCACTCAAAAAAGCTGGATTCCTTTCACGTGATGCACGTGTTATCGAGCGCAAGAAGTACGGTCTGAAGAAGGCACGTAAGCGTTCTCAATACAGCAAGCGTTAATTCACTTTTTCTAGCAAAGGAGTTCCAATGGCGCTCTTTGGTACTGATGGAATTCGTGGCTTAGCCAATCGTGATTTAACTGCAGAACTTGCCTTAGATGTCTCTGTTGCAGCTGCTCATATATTGGTAGAAAGCTCATCAAATAAGGACCATCGCCCAACGGCAATTGTGGGTCAAGATTCACGTGCTTCAGGGGAGTTCTTAGAAGCAGCTGTTGTTGCTGGTTTAACAAGTGCTGGAATCAATGTTTATCGCGTTGGCGTATTACCCACACCTGCAATTGCACATCTTGTTGCTGAATCAAAAGCAGACCTGGGTGTGATGATCAGTGCCTCACATAATCCAATGCCAGATAATGGAATTAAGTTATTTGCTCGCGGTGGTGGCAAGTTAGATGATGCTATTGAAGCTCGTATTGAAGCGCGCATGGGTGAAGATTGGGAACGTCCAACAGGTAAAAATGTGGGCCGTGCAATCAATGATGACAGCGCTACTGAGCGATATCTCAAGCATTTACTCTCATCAGTTGAAACACCCCTTAAAGGTTTGAAGATTGTCGTGGATTGTGCAAACGGTGCATCATCCTTTGTTGCACCTGAGGCATATCGCAGAGCAGGCGCTGAAGTGGTTGCCATCTTTAATCAGCCAGATGGTTGGAACATTAATGAGGATTGTGGTTCTACCCACCTTCACCAACTACGTGCTGCAGTTCTTAAAGAAGGTGCCGATGTTGGTATCGCCCATGATGGTGATGCTGATCGTTGCTTAGCAATTGATGCAGCTGGAAATGAAATTGATGGCGATCATATTCTGACTTTGTTAGCTCGCGGCTTTAAGGCTCGCGGCAAGTTAAAGAGCAACACAGTTGTTGGCACAGTGATGAGCAATCTTGGTTTCATGCATGCGATGAAAGATGCTGGAATTGATGTCGTTACAACTCCGGTTGGAGATCGCTACGTTCTTGAAAACATGATTGCTAATGATTATTCATTGGGCGGGGAACAATCGGGCCATGTCATCATGCGTGATCTTGCAAATACAGGAGACGGAGTATTGACTGCGTTGCAACTGTTGCAAGAGGTAGTTCGCACGGGTAAAACCTTGCAGGAGCTAGCAGCAACTATGGTGCGCTTTCCGCAAGTATTAATCAATGTTAAAGATGTTAAGAAAGATAAGTTGGCAGATTCTGCAGCAATAACAGCAGCAGTTAAATCTGCTGAAGCACGTTTGGCTGATAGTGGTCGCGTGTTATTGCGAGCCTCTGGCACAGAGCCATTGGTAAGAGTCATGGTGGAAGCTGCCAGTGATAGCCTTGCTCATGAAGTTGCAAGAGGACTTGCAGATATCGTCAAAAGCGAACTGGGGTAAGAATCTATGTGCGGAATTGTGGGTTACAGCGGGCCACAATCTGCAGCAACGCCTCTAATCGAAGGTTTACGCCGCCTTGAATACCGCGGCTATGACTCAGCAGGAATTGCACTTGGAACACAGGGCAAACTCTTTATTGAAAAGAAAGCTGGAAAGCTTTCAAATCTTGAAGGATCTTTAGATTCATCTCTTCCAGTAGTTCACTCTGGAATTGGTCACACACGCTGGGCAACACACGGCGGACCAACTGATGGCAATGCCCATCCTCATGTTGATAACGAAGGCAAGTTAGCTGTTATCCATAATGGAATTATTGAGAACTATTCAGAACTTCGAAAAGAGTTAGAGGCTCGCGGACATAAGTTTTCTTCAGAAACTGATACTGAGTCAGTTGCACATCTTCTCAGTGACCTGCGCAAAAAACACAATGGAGATTTATCTGCTGCAATGCGTGAAGCAGTTAAAGCCTTGCGAGGCTCATTTACGCTCCTTGCAATTCATGGGGATGCACCAGAGGTTGTAGTTGGTGTTCGCAGAAACTCACCTTTAGTTGTTGGTTTGGGTAATGGCGAGAACTTCATGGCCTCTGATGTTGCAGCCTTTATCGATTACACCAAGTGCGCAATTGAACTTGGCCAAGATGAAGTAGTCACAATGACTCCAACGTCAGTGAAAATTACTGATCTAGATGGCAAAGCAGTTGCACCAAAGGAGTATCAAATTACTTGGGATGCAAGTGCTGCCCAAAAGGGTGGTTTTACGCACTTCATGCTCAAGGAAATCTTTGAACAACCAAAGGCAGTTGCAGATACTTTGATTGGCCGTTTGAGCGATAACAAGCAGATTGTTCTAGATGAGCTGCGCATGAGCGCTGATGAGATCCGAGCGCTAAAGAAGATTACTGTCATCGCTTGTGGAACTGCCTATCACGCAGGTCTAGTTGCAAAGTATGCAATTGAAAAGTGGGCAAAGATTCCAGTAGATGTTGAGATTGCCAGTGAATTTAGATATCGCGATCCGATTATTGATGCAGGAACATTAGTCATCGCTATTTCACAATCAGGTGAAACGATGGATACTTTGATGGCTGTTCGCCATGCAAAAGCTGCTGGTGGTCGAGTATTAGCAATTTGTAATACAAACTCTTCAACAATTCCACGTGAATCAGACGCAGTTCTTTATACGCACGCTGGTCCTGAAATCGCAGTTGCTTCTACAAAGGCATTGCTGACGCAGATGGTGGCCGTTTACTTAATTGGACTTCACTTAGCCCAAGTAAATGGAGCGCTTAAAGATGCTGAAGTAGAGAGTTTGTATAAAGAGCTTTTGGAACTTCCAGGAAAGATTGAACAGATTCTTGAGACCGTAGAGCCATTGCGTGCACTGACTCGCAGCTTTGCTGAAAATAACATTGTTTTGTTTTTAGGTAGAAATATTGGATACCCAGTTGCACTCGAAGGTGCGTTGAAGCTCAAAGAGCTTGCTTACATTCACGCCGAGGGATTTGCTGGGGGAGAGCTCAAGCATGGTCCGATTGCTCTCATTGATAAAGGAACACCAGTAATTGCAATCTTGCCTGCAGGACATGAACACGCACTTGATGAAAAGATGCTCAGTAATATCCAAGAGGTCAAAGCTCGTGGTGCTCGTGTCATTGTTATCGCTGAAGAAGGCGCACATGTTGAGGGCGCAGAGCACATAATTCGCATTCCAGTAGTCCCAGCTCTATTCCAGCCAGTATTAGCAACAGTGCCTTTGCAAGTCTTTGCATATGAGATGGCTGTTGCACGAGGCAATGATGTTGACCAACCTAGAAACTTGGCAAAATCAGTTACAGTTGAATAAATGCAAACAGAAACTCAACTTCGCAGAAAGCAGATGGATCGCGCATTGCGCTGGTCTTTACTGCTATTCACTGGCTTTCTCTTAGTTACACAGCAAGTACTCACCTTTGGTCCATTAGTCGAATACGACAAGAAGATTAATAGTGATCCCAAACCACAGTTTGAAGGTCTTGCTGGATTTCTACTTCGCAGGTTAGATGATTTAGGACTTCGTGGATTGACTGCAACTGTTTTAATCCTGGCGGCTTCATTTATTGCTTATAAGTTTAAAACCTGGCGGCCACTCAATTTAGCTTTTCTCTCATTGATACTACTGAATTTAGTTGTTGGAACATTTAAGTTATTCCTAGGAAGAACAAAGCCGCGCGATGGATTCGATTTATTACATGCCGGTGGAATGTCGTATCCAAGTGGGCATGCATCAAATGCTGTCTTATCGTGGGGAATATTGGCTTACTTGATTTATAGATATGCGAAAGTTGATCGATATCAAGGCCGCCTTGCAAGTGCTGGAGTTGCGGCAATTTCATTAACTGTTTGCGTTGTTTCACTTATTCGCCATACCCACTGGTTCACTGATTTATTAGGGGGCCTATTTGTCGGAAGCGCTTTGCTAGTGGCAGTCATTGCCGTAGATCGCTACGTTCCCTCAAAGAGCCAACTGCACTAGACTTCACGACATGATTGATGGAATCGGCATTGATGTCGTTGATATCGAGCGATTTAAATCCTCATTAGAACGCACGCCTGGATTACTTGAAAAACTCTTTACAAGCAATGAACGAACTAAGCCCATCCACTCACTCGCTGCCCGCTTTGCAGCAAAAGAAGCTCTTGCTAAGGCTTTGAGTGCTGGCAAAGGCTTGAGCTGGCATGAGGCTGAAGTGGTTAATTTAGAGAATGGAAAGCCAGTCTTTCTCTTTCGCGGTGAAATCGCTGATTTAGTTGATGGAGCTGATGTCCACCTTTCTCTTTCTCATGATGCCGGTATCGCATCAGCCATGGTGATTGTGGAGCGCACGTAATGCAACATCGCGCTGAAGCTCGTATTGACCTATTCGCTCTTGCTTCAAATATTTCAATTCTAAAAGCTACATCTCAAGTGGATCTCTTGGCAGTTGTTAAAGCCGATGCATATGGACATGGGTTAGTTGAAATCGGCTTAGCTGCTGAGAAAAGTGGTGCTGACTGGTTAGGAGTGGCCTTACTAGAAGAGGCAATCTCACTTCGCGCCCATGGTGTGCGCATTCCTATATTGGCTTGGTTGGTTCCACCAGGATCAGATTTCGATTCGGCTGCAAAACATGACATCGATGTTGCAGTGGCATCCCTTGGGACCTTAAAGGAAATTTCTCAACTACCGAATAAACCACGCATTCATATTGAAGTCGACACAGGAATGACACGTGGTGGTTTTCTAGATGAGTGGGACGAACTACTCAAAGCAGACTTTTCTAAAGTAGAAGTTGTGGGAATTTTCTCGCACTTTGCACGAGCCGATGAAGCGGGTCAACAACAAAACCTTGATCAACTCACAGAATTTAAGAAAAAGATTGAGCAGCTAAAGGCGGTTGGGATCAATCCACTCATCAAACATCTATCTAACTCAGCGGCTACTTTGTTAGATAGTGATTCCACCTTTGACATGGTGCGCACAGGTATTGCGATGTATGGGTTGAGCCCAGATGTTAAAGCTATGGGGGATAGTAAGAAATTGGGTTTAAAGCCAGTCATGCAACTTCGAGCTAAATTACATTTAGTAAAAAAAGTTCCTGCGGGTTCTCCAGTTGGATATGGTGCTACTGCAGTCACAGAAAAAGAGACAAAAATTGGCGTGGTTGCAATGGGTTATGCCGATGGAATTCCACGTATTGCACAAGGTGCAGGCGTATTTATTGACGGCAAGAGATCTCCAATAATTGGGCGAGTTTCTATGGATCAATTTGTAGTTGATTTAGGGGTGAGCTCTACCGCCAATTCAGGTGATTGGGTGGTTGTTTTTGGCGATGGTTCTCACGGTGAATACACCGCCGATGATTGGGGTAACGCTTCGTTATCAATTAATTATGAAATCGTGACAAGAATTGGTCCCCGAGTGCCTAGAATATACGCACCTCATGTCTACTAATAATGCAGCGCTGCGTGTCGAAGGTGTCAACGTCTCCTTCGGTGGACTTCGCGCTCTCAATGATGTCTATTTAGAGATTGGTAAGAACGAGGTTGTTGGATTAATTGGTCCCAATGGCGCCGGCAAGACAACTTTATTTAATGCACTCTGTGGTTTAGTAAAGCCAGATTCTGGAAAGTTATTCTTAGATGGAAAAGACCATGATTTCCCACGTACTTCGAATTTAGTTGATTTGGGTATCTCTCGAACATTGCAAGGTGTTGGACTATTTGGAGATTTGACTGTTCTTGAAAATGTGATGGTTGGTGCGCACCACCTTGCAAATTCAGGATTACTTTCTGCAGCGTTAGGGCGCAGCGGCAAAGATGAAAAAGAGATTCGCACAAAATCATTTAGTGCGCTAGAGCGTGTGTATGCAGGTGGCTTAGCTAATCGACGCGCCGATACATTGTCATATCCTGATACAAAGCGCGTTGCAATTGCCCGTGCACTAGTAAGTGAACCAAAGATTTTGATGTTGGATGAACCTGCCGGTGGCTTAGGTTCACAAGATATTGAATGGATGAACCTTTTAATTCGAAATTTAAGTGCCTCTATGTCAGTACTACTCATCGAACACCACATGGATGTTGTTATGTCGGTGTGTAGCAAGCTATATGTTCTTAACTTTGGTGAAGTTATTGCCAGTGGAAACGCTGAGACAGTGCGCCGTGATCCAGCAGTGATGGCTGCCTATCTGGGAACAGGTGCTAAATGAGCCTGAATGTTTCCAACTTAACTGTTCACCATGGTGCGATATGCGCAGTGAGCCAGGTTTCAATAGCTGTGCCAACGGGCAAACTAGCGGCAATTATTGGGGCTAATGGAGCGGGCAAAACCACTTTGCTGCGCACTCTCTCTGGCCTTAAAACACCAACCAATGGCTCCATTATGTGGAAGGGTGAAAAGATTGCTGGGATTAAACCGGAAACTTTAGTTCGCCGAGGTATTTCACATGTCTCTGAAGGCAAATCTGTTATCCCAGAGTTAACAGTTCGTGAGAACTTAGAGCTAGGTGCGATTTGGCGCCGCAATGCTAAAGAGTCAAAAGAATCTATTGATCAGGTTGTTTCAATTTTTCCTCGTTTAGGTGAGCGCTTACAACAGCGTGCCGATACTTTATCTGGCGGTGAACGACAGATGCTTGCCATCGGTCGTGCAATTATGTCTAAGCCACAGTTGCTTCTCTTAGATGAACCATCCCTGGGTCTTGCACCGCTCGTTATTGAGCAGATCTTCCAAACAATTCGTGACTTAACAACCTCAATGAATTTAACGGTTTTGTTAGTAGAACAAAACG
This DNA window, taken from Candidatus Planktophila vernalis, encodes the following:
- a CDS encoding ABC transporter ATP-binding protein; amino-acid sequence: MSTNNAALRVEGVNVSFGGLRALNDVYLEIGKNEVVGLIGPNGAGKTTLFNALCGLVKPDSGKLFLDGKDHDFPRTSNLVDLGISRTLQGVGLFGDLTVLENVMVGAHHLANSGLLSAALGRSGKDEKEIRTKSFSALERVYAGGLANRRADTLSYPDTKRVAIARALVSEPKILMLDEPAGGLGSQDIEWMNLLIRNLSASMSVLLIEHHMDVVMSVCSKLYVLNFGEVIASGNAETVRRDPAVMAAYLGTGAK
- a CDS encoding phosphatase PAP2 family protein — translated: MQTETQLRRKQMDRALRWSLLLFTGFLLVTQQVLTFGPLVEYDKKINSDPKPQFEGLAGFLLRRLDDLGLRGLTATVLILAASFIAYKFKTWRPLNLAFLSLILLNLVVGTFKLFLGRTKPRDGFDLLHAGGMSYPSGHASNAVLSWGILAYLIYRYAKVDRYQGRLASAGVAAISLTVCVVSLIRHTHWFTDLLGGLFVGSALLVAVIAVDRYVPSKSQLH
- the glmS gene encoding glutamine--fructose-6-phosphate transaminase (isomerizing) produces the protein MCGIVGYSGPQSAATPLIEGLRRLEYRGYDSAGIALGTQGKLFIEKKAGKLSNLEGSLDSSLPVVHSGIGHTRWATHGGPTDGNAHPHVDNEGKLAVIHNGIIENYSELRKELEARGHKFSSETDTESVAHLLSDLRKKHNGDLSAAMREAVKALRGSFTLLAIHGDAPEVVVGVRRNSPLVVGLGNGENFMASDVAAFIDYTKCAIELGQDEVVTMTPTSVKITDLDGKAVAPKEYQITWDASAAQKGGFTHFMLKEIFEQPKAVADTLIGRLSDNKQIVLDELRMSADEIRALKKITVIACGTAYHAGLVAKYAIEKWAKIPVDVEIASEFRYRDPIIDAGTLVIAISQSGETMDTLMAVRHAKAAGGRVLAICNTNSSTIPRESDAVLYTHAGPEIAVASTKALLTQMVAVYLIGLHLAQVNGALKDAEVESLYKELLELPGKIEQILETVEPLRALTRSFAENNIVLFLGRNIGYPVALEGALKLKELAYIHAEGFAGGELKHGPIALIDKGTPVIAILPAGHEHALDEKMLSNIQEVKARGARVIVIAEEGAHVEGAEHIIRIPVVPALFQPVLATVPLQVFAYEMAVARGNDVDQPRNLAKSVTVE
- the glmM gene encoding phosphoglucosamine mutase, which codes for MALFGTDGIRGLANRDLTAELALDVSVAAAHILVESSSNKDHRPTAIVGQDSRASGEFLEAAVVAGLTSAGINVYRVGVLPTPAIAHLVAESKADLGVMISASHNPMPDNGIKLFARGGGKLDDAIEARIEARMGEDWERPTGKNVGRAINDDSATERYLKHLLSSVETPLKGLKIVVDCANGASSFVAPEAYRRAGAEVVAIFNQPDGWNINEDCGSTHLHQLRAAVLKEGADVGIAHDGDADRCLAIDAAGNEIDGDHILTLLARGFKARGKLKSNTVVGTVMSNLGFMHAMKDAGIDVVTTPVGDRYVLENMIANDYSLGGEQSGHVIMRDLANTGDGVLTALQLLQEVVRTGKTLQELAATMVRFPQVLINVKDVKKDKLADSAAITAAVKSAEARLADSGRVLLRASGTEPLVRVMVEAASDSLAHEVARGLADIVKSELG
- a CDS encoding ABC transporter ATP-binding protein, with amino-acid sequence MSLNVSNLTVHHGAICAVSQVSIAVPTGKLAAIIGANGAGKTTLLRTLSGLKTPTNGSIMWKGEKIAGIKPETLVRRGISHVSEGKSVIPELTVRENLELGAIWRRNAKESKESIDQVVSIFPRLGERLQQRADTLSGGERQMLAIGRAIMSKPQLLLLDEPSLGLAPLVIEQIFQTIRDLTTSMNLTVLLVEQNAMGALKIADLGIVLNLGKVVAMNHAQVLIDDPAVRAAYLGY
- a CDS encoding holo-ACP synthase, with the translated sequence MIDGIGIDVVDIERFKSSLERTPGLLEKLFTSNERTKPIHSLAARFAAKEALAKALSAGKGLSWHEAEVVNLENGKPVFLFRGEIADLVDGADVHLSLSHDAGIASAMVIVERT
- the rplQ gene encoding 50S ribosomal protein L17 — translated: MPKPSKGPRLGSGPSHERLLLRTLAEQLFEHGKITTTEAKAKRLRPLAEKLITFAKKGDLPARRQVMAQISNKSVVHTLFTVIGPRFAARNGGYTRITKVGPRKGDNAPMAVIEVLTEKDN
- the rpsI gene encoding 30S ribosomal protein S9; this translates as MSENTTAFDLDEAEVPTSYSSSTPAPATNRPAIKAPGRGTGRRKEAVARVRLVPGSGKWVVNGKTLENYFPNKVHQQLVSEPFRTVGAENSYDVFARINGGGVSGQAGALRLGVARSLNQIDEEANRPALKKAGFLSRDARVIERKKYGLKKARKRSQYSKR
- the rplM gene encoding 50S ribosomal protein L13 is translated as MRTYSPKAGDAVRKWHIIDAQDVVLGRLATHAAVLLRGKHKPTFAPHMDMGDFVIVINAEKIALSGNKSKQKWAHHHSGFPGGLTSTVYGELLEKHPTRAVEKAIKGMIPKNRLGKDIASKLKVYAGPNHPHAAQAPTPYVFDQVSQIVK
- the truA gene encoding tRNA pseudouridine(38-40) synthase TruA; this encodes MTEPTLYPESGFLRLRIDLSYDGTNYSGWAKQPDRRTVQEEFENALSTILQSPVETIVAGRTDAGVHAIGQVIHVDVAESTSLDDLAFKLNRMLDEDIRINNVAVVKGAFHARFSATRRYYTYKIMDGNKAVPPINRFDITPWYRTLDVDLLNAASALLVGEHDFAAYCKFREGSTTIRNLVRFDWVRNSEGILVAELAADSFCYSMVRNLVGAAVCVAEGRFGPDWIQATLENKERISDSLVFPSRGLTLRQVDYSE
- the alr gene encoding alanine racemase, with the protein product MQHRAEARIDLFALASNISILKATSQVDLLAVVKADAYGHGLVEIGLAAEKSGADWLGVALLEEAISLRAHGVRIPILAWLVPPGSDFDSAAKHDIDVAVASLGTLKEISQLPNKPRIHIEVDTGMTRGGFLDEWDELLKADFSKVEVVGIFSHFARADEAGQQQNLDQLTEFKKKIEQLKAVGINPLIKHLSNSAATLLDSDSTFDMVRTGIAMYGLSPDVKAMGDSKKLGLKPVMQLRAKLHLVKKVPAGSPVGYGATAVTEKETKIGVVAMGYADGIPRIAQGAGVFIDGKRSPIIGRVSMDQFVVDLGVSSTANSGDWVVVFGDGSHGEYTADDWGNASLSINYEIVTRIGPRVPRIYAPHVY